A stretch of Castanea sativa cultivar Marrone di Chiusa Pesio chromosome 2, ASM4071231v1 DNA encodes these proteins:
- the LOC142623878 gene encoding putative UDP-rhamnose:rhamnosyltransferase 1 codes for MAEPKKLHIAMFPWLAFGHIIPFLELGKLIARKGHHISFISTPRNIDRLPKIPPHLAPLITLVKLPLPHVENLPENAEATMDVPYHIIPYLKKAHDGLQEPLSNFLESSAPDWIIHDFAPYWLPPIATKLRISMAFFSIFNASSFSFFGPTKPSIMEVQEPRSEPEHFTVSPKWVPFPSKIAFRLFEAKKIFENYEENASSVSDWFRLETVMSGTQAFAVKTCMEVEDEWVNILGELHNVPVIPVGLLPPSAQERVENEDSSWDTIVEWLNKQEKESVVYIALGSEIQPSQEDFNELALGLEQSGLSFFWALRKRCVAGDSVELPKGFEERTKDRGIVWTGWAPQLKILAHETVGGFLTHCGWSSVTEAFQFGRALVMLPFLGDQGLIARFLEEKQAGVEVPRNEQDGSFTRDSVAETLRLVMKDEKGKIYRDKAKEMNIIFGDLDIQYQCIDKFVEFLENKS; via the coding sequence ATGGCTGAGCCTAAGAAACTTCACATAGCTATGTTCCCATGGTTAGCCTTTGGTCACATAATCCCATTTTTAGAGCTTGGCAAGCTCATAGCCCGAAAGGGTCATCATATTTCATTCATATCCACACCAAGAAACATTGATCGCCTCCCGAAGATCCCTCCACATTTAGCACCCTTGATAACTTTAGTGAAACTTCCTTTACCTCATGTAGAGAACTTGCCAGAAAACGCAGAGGCCACCATGGACGTACCATACCACATAATCCCATACCTTAAGAAAGCCCACGATGGTCTCCAAGAACCTTTATCTAACTTTTTAGAATCTTCAGCTCCTGATTGGATTATTCACGACTTTGCTCCTTACTGGTTACCACCAATCGCTACTAAGCTACGTATCTCCATGGCCTTCTTCAGTATTTTCAATGCAtcatccttttctttctttggaccaACAAAGCCGAGTATAATGGAGGTCCAAGAACCACGTTCCGAGCCCGAACACTTCACGGTCTCTCCCAAATGGGTACCCTTCCCATCCAAAATTGCGTTTCGGCTATTTGAGGCAAAGAAAATCTTCGAGAACTATGAAGAAAATGCTTCCAGTGTTTCGGACTGGTTTCGTTTGGAGACAGTGATGTCAGGCACCCAAGCCTTCGCTGTTAAAACCTGTATGGAAGTCGAAGATGAATGGGTGAATATCCTTGGTGAGCTTCATAACGTGCCTGTGATTCCAGTGGGCTTGTTGCCACCCTCGGCTCAAGAAAGAGTAGAAAACGAAGATAGTTCTTGGGATACAATTGTTGAGTGGCTAAACAAGCAAGAGAAAGAGTCCGTGGTTTATATAGCACTCGGAAGTGAAATTCAACCAAGTCAAGAAGACTTCAACGAGTTGGCTCTTGGGCTAGAGCAGTCTGGGTTGTCCTTCTTTTGGGCTCTAAGGAAGCGATGTGTTGCCGGTGACTCGGTTGAGTTACCAAAGGGGTTCGAGGAACGAACCAAAGATCGTGGGATTGTTTGGACAGGTTGGGCTCCTCAGTTAAAGATATTAGCTCACGAGACAGTTGGAGGTTTCTTGACACACTGTGGTTGGAGTTCAGTGACTGAGGCATTCCAATTTGGACGTGCACTTGTTATGTTGCCATTCTTGGGGGACCAAGGATTGATCGCAAGGTTTTTGGAAGAGAAGCAGGCAGGAGTTGAAGTGCCGAGAAATGAGCAAGACGGGTCATTTACTAGGGATTCGGTTGCTGAGACGTTGAGGTTGGTGATGAAGGATGAGAAGGGAAAGATTTACCgagataaagcaaaagaaatGAACATCATTTTCGGAGACTTGGACATCCAGTACCAATGTATAGACAAATTTGTTGagtttcttgaaaataaatcttaa